In Micromonospora sp. WMMA1363, a genomic segment contains:
- a CDS encoding RNA polymerase sigma factor, with translation MDAVDEAALVRRMAGGDRRAFDELYRRTSPWLAVRLRRRCADEEIVADVMQETYLAVWRAAGGFAGAATSGSAVGWLWTIAANRLVDAFRRRARQAQVPPVPLAETAAPAAEDEVMAGRIGQELEQALLVLPVELRQVLRAMVLDGLSVRETSILLGVPEGTVKSRARRARIALREALS, from the coding sequence ATGGACGCGGTCGACGAGGCAGCACTCGTGCGCCGCATGGCCGGTGGTGATCGGCGGGCGTTCGACGAGCTGTATCGGCGCACGTCACCGTGGCTCGCCGTGCGCCTGCGCCGCCGGTGCGCCGACGAGGAGATCGTTGCCGACGTGATGCAGGAGACGTACCTGGCCGTCTGGCGGGCCGCCGGTGGATTCGCCGGCGCCGCAACGTCCGGCAGTGCGGTCGGCTGGCTGTGGACCATCGCCGCCAACCGGTTGGTGGACGCGTTCCGGCGGCGGGCCCGGCAGGCGCAGGTGCCGCCGGTGCCGCTGGCGGAGACCGCCGCGCCCGCCGCCGAGGACGAGGTGATGGCCGGGCGGATCGGGCAGGAACTGGAGCAGGCCCTGCTCGTGCTTCCGGTCGAGCTGCGGCAGGTCCTGCGCGCGATGGTCCTCGACGGGCTGTCCGTGCGGGAGACGTCGATTCTGCTGGGAGTGCCGGAGGGCACGGTGAAGTCCCGCGCGCGGCGGGCCCGGATCGCTCTGCGGGAGGCACTGTCATGA